In a single window of the Stigmatopora nigra isolate UIUO_SnigA chromosome 7, RoL_Snig_1.1, whole genome shotgun sequence genome:
- the cep85 gene encoding centrosomal protein of 85 kDa isoform X2 gives MTTSQRYIESKTAARFADMEWHTPDMSEKFQSRLCRRHGMLDGGDTGLGTSASDSTEDFCSSRSSPSFEPIRSQIPIPTAHVMPSTAGALASKPLEESRSSSTSRTSSGSKSSCLSKSASSPNLDAETSMGSEPVRPKPDNLSRYRSLANGLDHSLFPTNHTRIDESQRFETPAVEPTLNQSLLLGSLCPDVKLRLQTTGIKDYSDCSPESYRSMDHSYKVLPEVRPATSLPGVSLPNDAPNPRSSQPAGGYASPLSLQTQALLREHGSTKAYDPLRQERCGDILGWQQQQRQQMDSIRMQVEQMQLSAGVGQYMSLYPTVMHPEPGKWDTLVKASEGLLKEKELIIERQKQHMTQLEQRLRESELQVHGAFLGRGAPLGDMCLFRLQEAQRENAFLRAQFAERVDCAAIEKADAERRLGAVEAETRRLTDSLKETCERHTEEMKKQEERIKSRDKHISNLKKKCQKESELKRENQKRIETLERYLADLPTLEDYQSQNKELQEAEQQAAQLQDKVKELEASLEATRSQIQEKDSQLGEQKRKERDLLTNITDMQQRVQQGLEDGARLPSLDIDKLRGENNALREEQQKLKKVIENQHRLMTQVDSQIKDLEVQLSQEESTSLALREDVLAKEQNMSELHTAMKELSSQNQDLMDQNLTLQEQMSELEQKHPNEASSTLQPAGARLTQGLQKELASCLSDLRSLCSILTQRAQGQNPNLSLLLGLTAPIPPMGEIDEDLISAEVLHKKLLEAQQLRRDVEELRNLILDRYAQDMGDNCTTQ, from the exons ATGACAACATCACAGCGATACATTGAATCCAAAACAGCCG CACGGTTTGCTGACATGGAGTGGCACACGCCGGACATGTCAGAGAAGTTCCAGAGTCGACTTTGTCGGCGGCATGGAATGTTGGACGGTGGGGACACGGGTCTTGGCACTTCAGCTTCTGACAGCACTGAAG ATTTCTGCAGTTCCAGGAGCAGCCCCTCTTTCGAACCCATCCGCAGTCAGATCCCAATACCCACCGCACATGTCATGCCATCCACCGCGGGTGCCCTGGCCTCTAAGCCCTTGGAAGAGTCCCGATCTTCATCCACCTCCAGAACGTCAAGTGGCTCCAAATCGTCGTGTCTCTCCAAATCCGCATCCTCGCCCAACCTGGATGCCGAGACCAGTATGGGAAGCGAGCCTGTTCGTCCAAAGCCAGACAACTTGAGCCGTTATCGAAGCCTCGCCAATGGGCTGGACCACTCGCTTTTCCCCACCAATCACACACGGATAGATGAGAGCCAGAGGTTTGAAACACCTGCTGTGGAACCTACCCTGAACCAGTCGTTGTTGTTGGGGAGCCTATGCCCTGATGTGAAACTCCGATTACAGACTACAGGGATTAAAGACTATTCAGACTGCTCGCCTGAGAGCTACAGAAGCATGGATCATAGTTATAAAGTTCTCCCGGAGGTCAGACCCGCAACATCCCTCCCTGGAGTTTCCCTCCCCAACGACGCCCCCAATCCCAGGTCCAGCCAGCCCGCGGGTGGTTATGCGAGCCCTCTTAGCCTACAGACACAGGCTCTTTTGAGGGAACATGGGAGCACCAAAGCTTATGATCCATTACGCCAGGAGCGATGTGGGGATATTTTGGGCTGGCAGCAGCAACAAAGGCAGCAAATGGACAGTATACGCATGCAAGTGGAACAAATGCAG TTGAGTGCTGGGGTCGGCCAGTACATGTCGTTGTACCCAACAGTAATGCACCCTGAGCCTGGCAAGTGGGACACGCTGGTAAAAGCCAGTGAAGGTCTGCTAAAGGAGAAGGAGCTTATTATAGAGAG ACAAAAGCAGCATATGACTCAGTTGGAGCAGCGTCTGAGAGAAAGTGAACTTCAGGTCCATGGAGCCTTCCTGGGCAGAGGGGCTCCTCTTGGGGATATGTGTTTGTTTCGCCTACAG GAAGCTCAGAGGGAGAACGCGTTCCTCCGGGCACAATTTGCTGAGCGCGTCGACTGCGCAGCGATAGAGAAGGCGGACGCCGAGCGCCGGTTGGGAGCAGTAGAGGCCGAGACACGCAGGCTGACTGATAGCCTAAAGGAGACTTGCGAAAGGCATACGGAGGAGATGAAGAAACAGGAAGAGAGG ATTAAGTCACGAGACAAGCACATCAGCAACCTGAAGAAGAAATGTCAAAAGGAGTCAGAACTGAAACGAGAGAATCAGAAGCGCATTGAGACTCTGGAGCGCTATCTGGCAGACCTGCCAACCTTAGAGGACTACCAGAGCCAGAATAAAGAG CTTCAGGAGGCTGAGCAGCAGGCAGCTCAGCTTCAAGATAAAGTAAAAGAACTGGAGGCTTCTCTCGAAGCGACACGCTCACAAATTCAAGAAAAGGACTCACAGCTGGGGGAGCAGAAACGAAAGGAGAGAGATCTGCTGACCAACATTACTGA TATGCAGCAGCGGGTGCAACAGGGCCTCGAAGATGGTGCGCGACTGCCCTCTCTGGACATCGACAAGCTCAGAGGCGAGAACAATGCTTTAAGAGAGGAGCAGCAAAAACTCAAGAAG GTTATCGAAAATCAACACAGACTGATGACTCAAGTCGATTCCCAGATCAAG GATTTGGAAGTGCAGCTATCCCAAGAAGAGAGCACTTCTCTAGCTTTAAGAGAGGATGTGTTAGCCAAAGAGCAGAATATGTCTGAACTGCACACTGCCATGAAAGAG CTCTCCTCACAAAATCAGGATCTGATGGATCAGAACTTGACCCTGCAGGAGCAGATGAGTGAGCTAGAACAGAAGCACCCAAACGAGGCTTCCTCCACTCTGCAGCCAGCAGGAGCTCGCCTGACACAAGGGCTCCAAAAGGAGCTCGCTTCCTGCCTCAGTGATTTGCGCTCTCTGTGCAGCATTTTGACCCAGAGGGCTCAGGGACAAAATCCTAACCTCTCCCTATTGTTAGGTCTGACAG CACCCATACCACCAATGGGGGAAATTGACGAGGACTTAATCAGTGCAGAGGTGTTACACAAGAAGCTGCTGGAAGCGCAACAGCTCCGTCGTGATGTAGAGGAGTTGCGTAACCTTATACTGGACCGCTACGCACAAGACATGGGTGATAACTGCACCACGCAATAG
- the ubxn11 gene encoding UBX domain-containing protein 11 isoform X2, which yields MSSPLTMLKKMRRTPLVYEENTKRGHRANLSTDSHVRCDPRRHLACSPTRPSDAELLKFKVSKKGDAPSDFELMSSMMQRLTLLERQVTSQKDEMARKDHAISVLKEKLKSLEDLENGHVEICSHLERRCKELQHQVDDMERFLNDYGLIWVGDNKPTNGTQETGIGEPFVQSTPTGAQLARNDPVQLKLYSNGIVMFDGPFRSYQENSTQQCMQDLMEGYFPSELQSRFPDGVPFEVHDRRNEEFVLRAPFEKFPGKGQAVQEKKEESNEFTGKILSTNKLNKLPKMVVKAGRVIDISDALQTNLQSSFDTDNSCSAIIVNTPALQAVKDSMQAISSDWPSSPQNIVTLKVKSEDGDCTYVLKMDLSETFGHLRKHLDAHRGYNLTGYDIISAYPRCHYQDEYQTLGSCGFTNNVTLILRGRKNHS from the exons ATGAGTTCGCCGTTGACCATGTTAAAGAAAATGAGGCGTACCCCTCTTGTGTATGAAGAAAACACCAAACG GGGTCATCGGGCAAATCTTTCAACAG ACTCTCATGTCCGGTGTGACCCAAGACGTCATTTGGCATGCAGCCCAACTCGACCTAGTGATGCTGAACTTTTGAAGTTCAAAGTTTCTAAAAAAG GTGATGCGCCAAGTGACTTTGAGCTGATGTCTTCAATGATGCAAAGACTAACTTTGCTTGAGAGGCAGGTCACAAGCCAAAAAGATGAGATGGCGCGCAAG gaCCATGCCATTtcagttttgaaagaaaaattgaaGTCGCTAGAAGATTTGg AAAATGGCCATGTTGAGATTTGCAGTCATCTTGAAAGACGTTGCAAAGAGCTGCAGCACCAAGTGGATGACATGGAG AGGTTCCTGAATGACTACGGCTTGATCTGGGTAGGAGATAACAAGCCCACTAATGGCACACAAGAAACAGGCATAG GAGAACCGTTTGTACAATCTACCCCGACGGGGGCGCAGTTAGCACGGAACGACCCTGTGCAATTGAAGCTCTACAGCAATGGCATTGTCATGTTCGATGGACCTTTCCGATCCTACCAGGAGAACAGCACGCAG CAATGCATGCAGGATTTGATGGAAGGTTATTTCCCATCTGAGCTTCAAAGCAGATTTCCTGATGGTGTGCCTTTCGAG GTACATGACAGACGAAACGAGGAATTTGTCCTCAGGGCTCCTTTTGAAAAATTTCCTGGTAAAGGCCAGGCTGtgcaagagaaaaaagaggAATCCAATGAATTTACAG GTAAGATTTTAAGCACAAACAAGTTGAACAAATTGCCAAAAATGGTGGTAAAGGCGGGTCGAGTGATTGACATCAGTGACGCCTTACAGACAAACTTGCAG AGCTCTTTTGACACAGACAACAGTTGCTCAGCAATCATTGTCAATACACCAGCACTGCAAGCAGTGAAGGACAG CATGCAGGCAATCTCTTCTGATTGGCCCTCATCTCCACAGAACATTGTCACACTTAAGGTCAAGTCAGAAGATGGTGATTGTACTTACGTGCTGAAAATGGACCTTTCCGAGACTTTCGGTCACCTGAGGAAACACCTGGATGCACACAG GGGGTATAACCTGACTGGCTATGACATTATCAGTGCATACCCTCGTTGTCATTACCAGGATGAGTACCAAACACTTGGATCATGTGGGTTCACGAACAATGTTACTCTTATTCTGCGAGGAAGAAAAAATCACTCATAA
- the wdtc1 gene encoding WD and tetratricopeptide repeats protein 1: MTNVNITRDIVHRQIQDKKTSGFQRFYHVTDPLIKRLGLEAELQGHTGCVNCLEWNQNGDLLASGSDDQHAIIWDPFRLKKLTTMHTGHSANIFSVKFLPHSGDRILITGAADTKVHVHDLTVKETIHMFSDHTSRVKRIATAPLWPNTFWSAAEDGTIRQYDLRESSKNSEVIIDLKTFCGQLAEAKCLAVNPRDNNYMAVGANDPFVRLYDIRMIHNSRKSMKKFRTSAVRTFLETDYGIPYSAAQYYVAGHLPWKLKGYNNCLRFLVSTYVTFSPDGTELLVNMGGEQVYLFDLTSTQKPYKLLLLQARLLEEEMGEVETIYGLGGLHLPASHVRSSQKKMQLSSTDLPPHLEKIKQQANDAFAQEHWTQAIQLYSLGINQSSSNAVLYGNRAAAYMKRKWDGDHYDALKDCLAALNINPEYLKAHFRLARCLFELKYVSEALQCLDDFKGKFPDQAHSSACDALNKDITAFHAEMAKGDQGSNNSGLSHLSNLFNRCDVISEHELYFREKTSDYKHRYCGHCNTTTDIKEANFFGSKGQYIISGSDDGSFFIWEKETTNLVRIMQGDNSIVNCLQPHPSYCSLASSGIDSVIRLWNPRPETESENARVVEDMEGAAQANQRRMKADPLEVMLQNMGYRITGLSDIGPEGSDDEDSSDGNVNCRPS, translated from the exons ATGACTAATGTCAACATCACCCGAGATATCGTGCATAGGCAGATCCAG GACAAGAAGACGTCAGGATTTCAACGGTTCTATCATGTGACAGACCCCCTGATCAAAAGACTTGGCCTGGAGGCCGAGCTTCAG GGCCACACTGGCTGCGTGAATTGTTTGGAATGGAATCAAAATGGAGA TCTGCTGGCCTCAGGATCTGATGATCAACATGCTATCATCTGGGATCCATTCAGACTCAAGAAGCTAACTACTATGCACACAGGCCATTCAGCAAACATATTCTCAGTTAAG TTCCTCCCTCATTCTGGAGACAGAATTTTGATAACAGGTGCTGCAGACACTAAGGTCCATGTTCATGACCTGACAGTGAAGGAAACCATACATATGTTTTCTGATCATACCAGCAGGGTAAAACGCATTGCCACAGCACCTCTGTGGCCCAACACCTTCTGGAGCGCTGCTGAGGATGGTACCATCAG GCAATACGACTTAAGAGAGAGCAGTAAAAACTCCGAGGTCATTATTGACTTGAAAACCTTTTGTGGTCAACTCGCGGAAGCCAAGTGTTTAGCTGTCAACCCACGGGACAACAACTATATGGCTGTTGGAGCCAATGATCCCTTTGTACGTCTCTATGACATCCGGATGATTCACAACTCTAG GAAATCTATGAAAAAATTCCGGACATCTGCTGTGCGTACATTCTTGGAAACGGATTATGGCATTCCATATTCAGCTGCGCAGTATTATGTAGCAG GTCACCTGCCTTGGAAATTGAAAGGTTACAATAACTGCTTGAGGTTCTTGGTTTCAACTTATGTCACTTTCAGTCCAGATGGAACTGAGTTACTTGTCAACATGGGTGGAGAACAG GTGTATCTGTTTGACCTGACGAGTACACAAAAGCCATACAAATTGCTGCTTCTACAAGCAAGACTACTGG AAGAAGAAATGGGGGAAGTGGAAACAATCTACGGGCTCGGTGGACTTCATTTGCCAGCCAGCCATGTTCGATCTtcacaaaaaaagatgcaacTAAG ctccactgaTCTCCCGCCACATTTGGAAAAGATCAAACAACAAGCAAATGATGCATTTGCACAAGAGCATTGGACTCAGGCTATCCAACTGTACTCTTTAGGAATTAATCAATCCAGCAGCAACGCCGTGCTTTACGGAAATCGGGCTGCAGCTTACATGAAGCGGAAATG GGATGGAGATCACTACGACGCTCTAAAAGACTGTCTGGCGGCACTTAATATAAATCCAGAATACTTAAAGGCTCATTTCAGGCTTGCAAGGTGTCTCTTTGAGCTCAAGTATGTGTCTGAAGCACTACAATGCCTCGATGATTTCAAAGGAAAGTTTCCGGACCAGGCGCACAGCAGTGCTTGTGACGCATTGAATAAGGATATTACGGCCTTTCATGCAGAGATGGcaaagg GAGATCAGGGCTCCAACAACTCCGGCCTATCTCATTTATCCAATTTATTTAATCGCTGTGACGTCATCTCCGAGCATGAGTTGTATTTTCGAGAGAAAACTTCAGACTACAAGCACAGATACTGTGGTCACTGCAACACAACCACGGATATTAAAGAAGCCAACTTCTTCGGAAG CAAAGGCCAGTACATCATCAGTGGGTCAGACGATGGGTCATTCTTTATATGGGAAAAGGAGACAACAAATCTGGTGCGTATCATGCAGGGAGACAACTCCATAGTCAACTGTTTGCAGCCCCACCCCAGCTACTGCTCCTTGGCATCAAGTGGGATTGACTCTGTGATCCGATTATGGAACCCTAGACCAGAG ACTGAGAGTGAAAATGCCCGAGTGGTAGAGGACATGGAAGGTGCCGCTCAGGCCAACCAACGGCGAATGAAAGCCGATCCCTTGGAGGTTATGCTACAAAACATGGGCTATCGTATCACAGGATTGAGTGACATAGGCCCGGAAGGTTCTGATGACGAGGACAGCTCGGATGGAAATGTGAATTGCAGACCAAGTTAA
- the ubxn11 gene encoding UBX domain-containing protein 11 isoform X1: protein MSSPLTMLKKMRRTPLVYEENTKRGHRANLSTDSHVRCDPRRHLACSPTRPSDAELLKFKVSKKGDAPSDFELMSSMMQRLTLLERQVTSQKDEMARKDHAISVLKEKLKSLEDLENGHVEICSHLERRCKELQHQVDDMERFLNDYGLIWVGDNKPTNGTQETGIDSSLDGNFHINFDLVIQTIKELNILAGEPFVQSTPTGAQLARNDPVQLKLYSNGIVMFDGPFRSYQENSTQQCMQDLMEGYFPSELQSRFPDGVPFEVHDRRNEEFVLRAPFEKFPGKGQAVQEKKEESNEFTGKILSTNKLNKLPKMVVKAGRVIDISDALQTNLQSSFDTDNSCSAIIVNTPALQAVKDSMQAISSDWPSSPQNIVTLKVKSEDGDCTYVLKMDLSETFGHLRKHLDAHRGYNLTGYDIISAYPRCHYQDEYQTLGSCGFTNNVTLILRGRKNHS from the exons ATGAGTTCGCCGTTGACCATGTTAAAGAAAATGAGGCGTACCCCTCTTGTGTATGAAGAAAACACCAAACG GGGTCATCGGGCAAATCTTTCAACAG ACTCTCATGTCCGGTGTGACCCAAGACGTCATTTGGCATGCAGCCCAACTCGACCTAGTGATGCTGAACTTTTGAAGTTCAAAGTTTCTAAAAAAG GTGATGCGCCAAGTGACTTTGAGCTGATGTCTTCAATGATGCAAAGACTAACTTTGCTTGAGAGGCAGGTCACAAGCCAAAAAGATGAGATGGCGCGCAAG gaCCATGCCATTtcagttttgaaagaaaaattgaaGTCGCTAGAAGATTTGg AAAATGGCCATGTTGAGATTTGCAGTCATCTTGAAAGACGTTGCAAAGAGCTGCAGCACCAAGTGGATGACATGGAG AGGTTCCTGAATGACTACGGCTTGATCTGGGTAGGAGATAACAAGCCCACTAATGGCACACAAGAAACAGGCATAG ACTCCTCTCTGGATGGAAATTTCCACATTAATTTTGACCTGGTGATACAGACGATCAAGGAGCTCAACATTCTTGCAGGAGAACCGTTTGTACAATCTACCCCGACGGGGGCGCAGTTAGCACGGAACGACCCTGTGCAATTGAAGCTCTACAGCAATGGCATTGTCATGTTCGATGGACCTTTCCGATCCTACCAGGAGAACAGCACGCAG CAATGCATGCAGGATTTGATGGAAGGTTATTTCCCATCTGAGCTTCAAAGCAGATTTCCTGATGGTGTGCCTTTCGAG GTACATGACAGACGAAACGAGGAATTTGTCCTCAGGGCTCCTTTTGAAAAATTTCCTGGTAAAGGCCAGGCTGtgcaagagaaaaaagaggAATCCAATGAATTTACAG GTAAGATTTTAAGCACAAACAAGTTGAACAAATTGCCAAAAATGGTGGTAAAGGCGGGTCGAGTGATTGACATCAGTGACGCCTTACAGACAAACTTGCAG AGCTCTTTTGACACAGACAACAGTTGCTCAGCAATCATTGTCAATACACCAGCACTGCAAGCAGTGAAGGACAG CATGCAGGCAATCTCTTCTGATTGGCCCTCATCTCCACAGAACATTGTCACACTTAAGGTCAAGTCAGAAGATGGTGATTGTACTTACGTGCTGAAAATGGACCTTTCCGAGACTTTCGGTCACCTGAGGAAACACCTGGATGCACACAG GGGGTATAACCTGACTGGCTATGACATTATCAGTGCATACCCTCGTTGTCATTACCAGGATGAGTACCAAACACTTGGATCATGTGGGTTCACGAACAATGTTACTCTTATTCTGCGAGGAAGAAAAAATCACTCATAA
- the ubxn11 gene encoding UBX domain-containing protein 11 isoform X3 — MLLQLFCENSGDAPSDFELMSSMMQRLTLLERQVTSQKDEMARKDHAISVLKEKLKSLEDLENGHVEICSHLERRCKELQHQVDDMERFLNDYGLIWVGDNKPTNGTQETGIDSSLDGNFHINFDLVIQTIKELNILAGEPFVQSTPTGAQLARNDPVQLKLYSNGIVMFDGPFRSYQENSTQQCMQDLMEGYFPSELQSRFPDGVPFEVHDRRNEEFVLRAPFEKFPGKGQAVQEKKEESNEFTGKILSTNKLNKLPKMVVKAGRVIDISDALQTNLQSSFDTDNSCSAIIVNTPALQAVKDSMQAISSDWPSSPQNIVTLKVKSEDGDCTYVLKMDLSETFGHLRKHLDAHRGYNLTGYDIISAYPRCHYQDEYQTLGSCGFTNNVTLILRGRKNHS; from the exons ATGCTCCTCCAATTATTCTGTGAAAATTCAGGTGATGCGCCAAGTGACTTTGAGCTGATGTCTTCAATGATGCAAAGACTAACTTTGCTTGAGAGGCAGGTCACAAGCCAAAAAGATGAGATGGCGCGCAAG gaCCATGCCATTtcagttttgaaagaaaaattgaaGTCGCTAGAAGATTTGg AAAATGGCCATGTTGAGATTTGCAGTCATCTTGAAAGACGTTGCAAAGAGCTGCAGCACCAAGTGGATGACATGGAG AGGTTCCTGAATGACTACGGCTTGATCTGGGTAGGAGATAACAAGCCCACTAATGGCACACAAGAAACAGGCATAG ACTCCTCTCTGGATGGAAATTTCCACATTAATTTTGACCTGGTGATACAGACGATCAAGGAGCTCAACATTCTTGCAGGAGAACCGTTTGTACAATCTACCCCGACGGGGGCGCAGTTAGCACGGAACGACCCTGTGCAATTGAAGCTCTACAGCAATGGCATTGTCATGTTCGATGGACCTTTCCGATCCTACCAGGAGAACAGCACGCAG CAATGCATGCAGGATTTGATGGAAGGTTATTTCCCATCTGAGCTTCAAAGCAGATTTCCTGATGGTGTGCCTTTCGAG GTACATGACAGACGAAACGAGGAATTTGTCCTCAGGGCTCCTTTTGAAAAATTTCCTGGTAAAGGCCAGGCTGtgcaagagaaaaaagaggAATCCAATGAATTTACAG GTAAGATTTTAAGCACAAACAAGTTGAACAAATTGCCAAAAATGGTGGTAAAGGCGGGTCGAGTGATTGACATCAGTGACGCCTTACAGACAAACTTGCAG AGCTCTTTTGACACAGACAACAGTTGCTCAGCAATCATTGTCAATACACCAGCACTGCAAGCAGTGAAGGACAG CATGCAGGCAATCTCTTCTGATTGGCCCTCATCTCCACAGAACATTGTCACACTTAAGGTCAAGTCAGAAGATGGTGATTGTACTTACGTGCTGAAAATGGACCTTTCCGAGACTTTCGGTCACCTGAGGAAACACCTGGATGCACACAG GGGGTATAACCTGACTGGCTATGACATTATCAGTGCATACCCTCGTTGTCATTACCAGGATGAGTACCAAACACTTGGATCATGTGGGTTCACGAACAATGTTACTCTTATTCTGCGAGGAAGAAAAAATCACTCATAA
- the cep85 gene encoding centrosomal protein of 85 kDa isoform X1 translates to MLRALFEVFGEGDGVLKSDCVTVQHVRVVIFVPCSWGDRVIIRAKAAVKCTSVINIGLNVYGMTTSQRYIESKTAARFADMEWHTPDMSEKFQSRLCRRHGMLDGGDTGLGTSASDSTEDFCSSRSSPSFEPIRSQIPIPTAHVMPSTAGALASKPLEESRSSSTSRTSSGSKSSCLSKSASSPNLDAETSMGSEPVRPKPDNLSRYRSLANGLDHSLFPTNHTRIDESQRFETPAVEPTLNQSLLLGSLCPDVKLRLQTTGIKDYSDCSPESYRSMDHSYKVLPEVRPATSLPGVSLPNDAPNPRSSQPAGGYASPLSLQTQALLREHGSTKAYDPLRQERCGDILGWQQQQRQQMDSIRMQVEQMQLSAGVGQYMSLYPTVMHPEPGKWDTLVKASEGLLKEKELIIERQKQHMTQLEQRLRESELQVHGAFLGRGAPLGDMCLFRLQEAQRENAFLRAQFAERVDCAAIEKADAERRLGAVEAETRRLTDSLKETCERHTEEMKKQEERIKSRDKHISNLKKKCQKESELKRENQKRIETLERYLADLPTLEDYQSQNKELQEAEQQAAQLQDKVKELEASLEATRSQIQEKDSQLGEQKRKERDLLTNITDMQQRVQQGLEDGARLPSLDIDKLRGENNALREEQQKLKKVIENQHRLMTQVDSQIKDLEVQLSQEESTSLALREDVLAKEQNMSELHTAMKELSSQNQDLMDQNLTLQEQMSELEQKHPNEASSTLQPAGARLTQGLQKELASCLSDLRSLCSILTQRAQGQNPNLSLLLGLTAPIPPMGEIDEDLISAEVLHKKLLEAQQLRRDVEELRNLILDRYAQDMGDNCTTQ, encoded by the exons ATGTTGCGTGCTCTTTTTGAAGTCTTTGGGGAGGGCGATGGTGTTTTGAAAAGTGATTGTGTAACAGTACAGCATGTTCGTGTTGTTATTTTCGTTCCTTGCTCGTGGGGTGATCGGGTCATAATTCGAGCCAAAGCAGCTGTGAAGTGCACTTCGGTGATAAACATTG GTCTCAACGTGTATGGAATGACAACATCACAGCGATACATTGAATCCAAAACAGCCG CACGGTTTGCTGACATGGAGTGGCACACGCCGGACATGTCAGAGAAGTTCCAGAGTCGACTTTGTCGGCGGCATGGAATGTTGGACGGTGGGGACACGGGTCTTGGCACTTCAGCTTCTGACAGCACTGAAG ATTTCTGCAGTTCCAGGAGCAGCCCCTCTTTCGAACCCATCCGCAGTCAGATCCCAATACCCACCGCACATGTCATGCCATCCACCGCGGGTGCCCTGGCCTCTAAGCCCTTGGAAGAGTCCCGATCTTCATCCACCTCCAGAACGTCAAGTGGCTCCAAATCGTCGTGTCTCTCCAAATCCGCATCCTCGCCCAACCTGGATGCCGAGACCAGTATGGGAAGCGAGCCTGTTCGTCCAAAGCCAGACAACTTGAGCCGTTATCGAAGCCTCGCCAATGGGCTGGACCACTCGCTTTTCCCCACCAATCACACACGGATAGATGAGAGCCAGAGGTTTGAAACACCTGCTGTGGAACCTACCCTGAACCAGTCGTTGTTGTTGGGGAGCCTATGCCCTGATGTGAAACTCCGATTACAGACTACAGGGATTAAAGACTATTCAGACTGCTCGCCTGAGAGCTACAGAAGCATGGATCATAGTTATAAAGTTCTCCCGGAGGTCAGACCCGCAACATCCCTCCCTGGAGTTTCCCTCCCCAACGACGCCCCCAATCCCAGGTCCAGCCAGCCCGCGGGTGGTTATGCGAGCCCTCTTAGCCTACAGACACAGGCTCTTTTGAGGGAACATGGGAGCACCAAAGCTTATGATCCATTACGCCAGGAGCGATGTGGGGATATTTTGGGCTGGCAGCAGCAACAAAGGCAGCAAATGGACAGTATACGCATGCAAGTGGAACAAATGCAG TTGAGTGCTGGGGTCGGCCAGTACATGTCGTTGTACCCAACAGTAATGCACCCTGAGCCTGGCAAGTGGGACACGCTGGTAAAAGCCAGTGAAGGTCTGCTAAAGGAGAAGGAGCTTATTATAGAGAG ACAAAAGCAGCATATGACTCAGTTGGAGCAGCGTCTGAGAGAAAGTGAACTTCAGGTCCATGGAGCCTTCCTGGGCAGAGGGGCTCCTCTTGGGGATATGTGTTTGTTTCGCCTACAG GAAGCTCAGAGGGAGAACGCGTTCCTCCGGGCACAATTTGCTGAGCGCGTCGACTGCGCAGCGATAGAGAAGGCGGACGCCGAGCGCCGGTTGGGAGCAGTAGAGGCCGAGACACGCAGGCTGACTGATAGCCTAAAGGAGACTTGCGAAAGGCATACGGAGGAGATGAAGAAACAGGAAGAGAGG ATTAAGTCACGAGACAAGCACATCAGCAACCTGAAGAAGAAATGTCAAAAGGAGTCAGAACTGAAACGAGAGAATCAGAAGCGCATTGAGACTCTGGAGCGCTATCTGGCAGACCTGCCAACCTTAGAGGACTACCAGAGCCAGAATAAAGAG CTTCAGGAGGCTGAGCAGCAGGCAGCTCAGCTTCAAGATAAAGTAAAAGAACTGGAGGCTTCTCTCGAAGCGACACGCTCACAAATTCAAGAAAAGGACTCACAGCTGGGGGAGCAGAAACGAAAGGAGAGAGATCTGCTGACCAACATTACTGA TATGCAGCAGCGGGTGCAACAGGGCCTCGAAGATGGTGCGCGACTGCCCTCTCTGGACATCGACAAGCTCAGAGGCGAGAACAATGCTTTAAGAGAGGAGCAGCAAAAACTCAAGAAG GTTATCGAAAATCAACACAGACTGATGACTCAAGTCGATTCCCAGATCAAG GATTTGGAAGTGCAGCTATCCCAAGAAGAGAGCACTTCTCTAGCTTTAAGAGAGGATGTGTTAGCCAAAGAGCAGAATATGTCTGAACTGCACACTGCCATGAAAGAG CTCTCCTCACAAAATCAGGATCTGATGGATCAGAACTTGACCCTGCAGGAGCAGATGAGTGAGCTAGAACAGAAGCACCCAAACGAGGCTTCCTCCACTCTGCAGCCAGCAGGAGCTCGCCTGACACAAGGGCTCCAAAAGGAGCTCGCTTCCTGCCTCAGTGATTTGCGCTCTCTGTGCAGCATTTTGACCCAGAGGGCTCAGGGACAAAATCCTAACCTCTCCCTATTGTTAGGTCTGACAG CACCCATACCACCAATGGGGGAAATTGACGAGGACTTAATCAGTGCAGAGGTGTTACACAAGAAGCTGCTGGAAGCGCAACAGCTCCGTCGTGATGTAGAGGAGTTGCGTAACCTTATACTGGACCGCTACGCACAAGACATGGGTGATAACTGCACCACGCAATAG